A window of Zingiber officinale cultivar Zhangliang chromosome 5A, Zo_v1.1, whole genome shotgun sequence contains these coding sequences:
- the LOC121980929 gene encoding long-chain-alcohol oxidase FAO2-like, with protein MPRMEKKKEGGKGKVNGGNLLLKGGRRKGDYDHGFSAAQVGVLSAMCEALIPPMDPEKAADHVVAGGKEVKEDQARRKSIEAFCHASGGEAPVPDEVAELLVKRSPAKAIVLVKLVLFLLATRLGTLLLCGTLCLCSSFPFVQKFSEMASENREQVLKKWNRQKHLTFLRMAFVLLKVFSHFTFYSLTDEDSQNLTWNAIGYSNVNVSTEESSEESETERPLEKGIIETMHKTDSSLLQSLIQKGLRVTESSHDFTVECDAVIVGSGCGGGVAAAVLAAAGHKVVVIEKGEYYTSKDYTGLEGPSMAQLYESGGTMSSDDGNVMLLAGSTVGGGTAVNWSACIRTPPGVLREWAEEHRLPLFASAEYESTMDAVCERLGVTENCVREGFQNQVLRKGCKHLGLEVVPVARNSPSDHFCGSCCFGCRAGEKRGTDTTWLVDAVNHGAVVVSACKAERFILEKGKKGSKKKRCLGLIAASMNEAITKNLKFKAKVTVAACGALFTPPLMAASGLTNRHIGKNLHLHPVALAWGYFPESVTDLKGKIFEGGIITSLHKVKPGVILETPALGPASFSTVFPWVSGQAMKQSMLRYGRTAHLFALVRDRGSGEIQAEKRITYELNEPDKEKLKGGLRMALRILVAAGAVEVGTHRSDGQKMKCKGVKEEELEEFLDTVGVASGPTAREDVWSMLCSAHQMGSCRMGATEDDGGVDEKGESWEAAGLFVCDGSVIPTAIGVNPMITIQSVSYCISKRIVEQMKRNHE; from the exons ATGccgagaatggagaagaagaaggaaggaggcaaGGGCAAGGTCAACGGCGGCAACCTGCTTCTGAAGGGAGGGCGGCGGAAGGGTGACTACGACCACGGTTTCTCGGCGGCGCAGGTGGGGGTGCTTTCTGCGATGTGCGAGGCCCTTATCCCTCCCATGGATCCGGAGAAGGCCGCCGATCACGTCGTCGCTGGAGGCAAAGAGGTCAAAGAGGATCAAGCCCGTCGGAAGTCGATCGAGGCCTTCTGTCATGCCTCCGGCGGCGAGGCCCCTGTCCCGGACGAG GTTGCAGAGCTCCTGGTGAAGAGAAGCCCAGCGAAGGCCATTGTGCTGGTTAAGCTGGTTCTATTTCTCCTTGCTACGAGACTGGGAACGCTACTCCTCTGTGGAACTCTGTGCTTGTGTTCCAGTTTCCCCTTCGTCCAAAAGTTCTCAGAAATGGCTTCAGAAAATAGAGAACAAGTCCTGAAGAAATGGAACAGGCAGAAGCATCTTACATTTCTTAGAATGGCCTTCGTGCTTCTCAAGGTCTTCAGCCATTTCACCTTCTACTCTCTG ACCGATGAAGACTCGCAGAATCTAACATGGAATGCAATTGGATACAGCAATGTTAATGTCTCAACTGAGGAGTCATCGGAAGAATCTGAGACAGAGAGGCCGCTGGAGAAAGGAATCATAGAAACCATGCACAAAACAGACTCCTCTCTCCTTCAATCTCTGATCCAAAAGGGTTTAAGAGTCACTGAATCCTCCCACGATTTCACAGTCGAGTGCGACGCTGTCATCGTGGGTTCCGGTTGCGGAGGCGGCGTCGCGGCAGCGGTTCTGGCGGCGGCCGGCCACAAGGTCGTGGTGATAGAGAAAGGCGAGTACTACACGTCAAAAGATTACACCGGCCTTGAAGGCCCTTCCATGGCGCAGTTGTACGAGTCCGGTGGAACCATGAGCTCCGACGATGGGAACGTGATGCTTTTGGCCGGATCGACGGTGGGGGGTGGCACGGCGGTGAACTGGTCCGCCTGCATCCGGACGCCACCGGGCGTGCTCAGGGAGTGGGCGGAGGAGCACAGGCTTCCTCTATTCGCGAGCGCAGAGTACGAGTCCACCATGGACGCCGTTTGTGAGAGGCTCGGAGTCACGGAGAACTGCGTCCGCGAGGGATTCCAGAATCAAGTTCTCCGAAAAGGATGCAAACATCTCGGTCTCGAAGTCGTTCCGGTGGCAAGGAACTCGCCGAGCGATCACTTCTGCGGCAGCTGCTGCTTCGGTTGCAGGGCCGGCGAGAAGCGCGGCACAGACACGACTTGGCTGGTCGACGCTGTCAACCACGGCGCAGTCGTCGTCTCTGCATGCAAAGCCGAACGATTCATCCTTGAAAAGGGCAAGAAagggagcaagaagaagagatgTTTGGGATTGATAGCGGCGAGCATGAATGAGGCCATCACCAAAAATCTCAAATTCAAAGCTAAGGTGACGGTCGCGGCCTGCGGGGCCCTCTTCACGCCGCCATTAATGGCGGCGAGCGGTCTCACCAACCGCCACATCGGTAAGAACCTTCACCTCCACCCGGTGGCGCTCGCTTGGGGTTACTTCCCGGAATCCGTAACCGATCTCAAAGGCAAGATCTTCGAAGGCGGGATCATCACGTCGCTGCACAAGGTGAAGCCAGGAGTGATCTTAGAGACGCCGGCTCTTGGGCCGGCGTCCTTCTCCACCGTGTTCCCGTGGGTATCGGGCCAAGCCATGAAACAGAGCATGCTGCGCTACGGTCGCACCGCGCACCTCTTCGCCCTCGTTCGAGATCGAGGCTCAGGAGAAATCCAAGCGGAGAAGCGAATCACGTACGAACTGAACGAGCCCGACAAGGAGAAACTAAAGGGTGGCTTAAGGATGGCTCTTAGAATCTTGGTCGCCGCCGGCGCCGTCGAG GTCGGGACGCATAGAAGCGACGGGCAAAAGATGAAGTGCAAGGGGGTGAAAGAAGAAGAGCTGGAGGAGTTCTTAGACACGGTGGGAGTCGCCAGCGGGCCGACCGCGAGGGAGGATGTTTGGAGCATGTTGTGCTCGGCGCATCAGATGGGGAGTTGCAGGATGGGGGCGACGGAGGACGACGGAGGGGTGGACGAGAAGGGGGAGAGTTGGGAGGCGGCGGGGTTGTTTGTATGCGACGGGAGTGTGATTCCGACGGCCATCGGGGTGAATCCGATGATCACTATTCAATCCGTATCCTACTGCATCTCGAAGAGGATCGTGGAGCAGATGAAGAGGAATCATGAATAA